A window of Natrinema versiforme contains these coding sequences:
- a CDS encoding cupin domain-containing protein, producing the protein MLDAYADSIADLEPGDGEVVTAELVVTDDVLVKAFALGPGAELEAHEHAESTNVFHVLEGTVTVIRGEESEQVDAPGVVHHERGVDHGARNETDETVVFTASLCPLPS; encoded by the coding sequence ATGCTCGACGCATACGCCGATTCGATCGCCGACCTCGAGCCGGGAGACGGCGAGGTCGTGACCGCGGAACTGGTCGTCACCGACGATGTCCTCGTGAAGGCTTTCGCCCTCGGGCCGGGCGCGGAACTCGAGGCGCACGAACACGCCGAGAGCACGAACGTCTTCCACGTGCTCGAGGGGACGGTGACCGTGATACGGGGCGAGGAAAGCGAACAGGTCGACGCGCCCGGCGTCGTCCATCACGAGCGCGGCGTCGACCACGGTGCGAGAAACGAGACCGACGAGACGGTGGTCTTCACGGCGAGTCTCTGCCCGCTGCCGTCGTGA
- a CDS encoding asparagine synthase C-terminal domain-containing protein, translating into MTEPTLRGADPTTVRTALEDDDPFPGSAGFAGAVDGRLVRDVLGRVPLFVDGASETGGDPVWAFEPTALEEPTLFPAGAAAPADGPLPDPESGWALPDPDPLEGDAALEALEGAIQMATDAVRDDDREIAVAFSGGVDSALVAELLDAPLYVVGFPDSHDVEAARTAADAMGRDLTVVDLEPADLERAVPEVARATGRTNAMDIQIALPLYLVGERVAADGFDALAVGQGADELFGGYEKVVRLDHRVDAETVRGAVREQLRSLPDQLPRDVLTIEATGLEPVAPFLHDTVVEAALRLPDDLLADADERKRGFRRVASRYLPDEVATRDKKAVQYGSLVARELDRLARQAGYKRRMDDHVTKYVASLLEDRDTDPTA; encoded by the coding sequence ATGACCGAGCCGACGCTCCGCGGTGCCGACCCGACGACGGTTCGTACCGCGCTCGAGGACGACGACCCGTTCCCGGGATCGGCCGGCTTCGCGGGAGCGGTCGACGGCCGCCTCGTTCGCGACGTGCTCGGCCGCGTCCCGCTGTTTGTCGACGGCGCTTCCGAGACTGGCGGCGACCCAGTATGGGCCTTCGAGCCGACCGCACTCGAGGAGCCGACGCTCTTCCCGGCCGGTGCGGCCGCGCCCGCCGACGGCCCGCTGCCCGATCCCGAATCGGGCTGGGCACTGCCGGATCCCGACCCGCTCGAGGGCGACGCTGCGCTCGAGGCGCTCGAGGGTGCGATCCAAATGGCGACCGACGCCGTCCGCGACGACGACCGCGAGATCGCCGTCGCCTTCTCCGGCGGCGTCGACTCCGCACTGGTCGCCGAACTGCTGGACGCCCCCTTGTACGTCGTCGGCTTTCCCGACAGCCACGACGTCGAGGCCGCGCGCACGGCCGCCGACGCGATGGGCCGCGACCTGACCGTCGTCGACCTCGAGCCGGCCGACCTCGAGCGCGCCGTTCCCGAGGTGGCACGGGCGACCGGCCGCACGAACGCGATGGATATCCAGATCGCGCTTCCGCTGTATTTGGTCGGCGAACGCGTCGCCGCGGACGGCTTCGACGCCCTCGCCGTCGGGCAGGGAGCCGACGAACTGTTCGGCGGCTACGAGAAGGTCGTCAGGCTCGACCACCGGGTCGACGCCGAGACGGTCCGCGGGGCCGTCCGCGAACAGCTCCGAAGTCTGCCCGATCAGCTGCCGCGGGACGTGCTGACGATCGAGGCGACGGGGCTGGAGCCGGTCGCGCCGTTCCTTCACGACACCGTGGTCGAGGCTGCGCTTCGACTGCCCGACGACCTGCTGGCCGACGCGGACGAACGGAAGCGCGGCTTCCGCCGGGTCGCATCGCGGTATCTCCCCGACGAGGTCGCAACACGGGATAAGAAGGCGGTCCAGTACGGCAGCCTCGTCGCCCGTGAACTCGACCGGCTTGCTCGGCAGGCCGGCTACAAGCGACGGATGGACGACCACGTCACGAAGTACGTCGCGTCGCTGCTCGAGGACCGCGATACCGACCCGACCGCGTGA